In Isosphaera pallida ATCC 43644, the sequence CCTTTCAGCATCGCGTTTGGCGTCACCTCAATGTCGATGAGACCGGTCTGGACGATCCGGCGCTCAACCAGGCGGCCGGCTCGGTGTTGACCGCGTTGGACGAGGCGGTTGGTTTGCTTTTGGAACTGGCCGAGCGGCGTGGGGCGGCGGTGGCGATGGTCAGCGACCACGGTTTCGGTCCCTGTCTGGGGCGGATCGCTGTCAATGCTATCCTGCGCGACGCGGGGATCATCCGCTTCCCTGGCGCGGGTCGCCGCGCGGTCCAGCGTCTGGCCCGTCCGGTCGATCTGGCCCGTCTCTGGCTGGCCAAGCGACGCGACCCCCAAGCTCGCGCCGCGTCGTTCGACACGTCGATCCCCGCCCAATATCCCTTCGACTGGAACCGCACTCTAGGTTTCGCCCCCCACCAGGACACCGCGGCGATGATCTATCTGAACACCTCCGCACGCAAGGTGGCCGGGGTGACTCAATCGCCTTTGAACACCCCTCGGCAAATCGATCAAGCCCTCGCCGACATCACCGGCGCGTTGAGCGCGGCGCGCCATCCTGAAACCGGCGCGTCGCTGTTTCCGGTGATTCGTTCCATTGCCGAGGTTTACAACCTGGACCCTTCCGCCGAAGGCTTCCCCGACCTGGTGGCGCTTCCCGATCCCAATTACTGGGTGCGCTCCAAGCTGGGTGGCGACGACCTGGCTTGGGTTCGCCCCGACCCCAATCTGCCGGGAACCCACCGCATGGAGGGGATTGTGGCGCTAGGGGGCTTTGGCCTGGACCCTAGCGAACGTCTCGAGGCGAACCTGATCGACGTGGCTCCCACGTTGTTGACCTATTTGAATCTGCCGCTTCCTTCAACCATCGAAGGACGGTCATTGGTCAAGCCGCCCGCCGCGACTTCGAGAACAGTCGTTCGCACCGATCCCCCCCGCGAGGGCATGATTCCCCCGCCTCATCGGGTCGAGCCCACCTCCCCGAGCTTCGACCACTCCGATGACGACCAGGCGCTGATCGAGCAGAGGCTCCGCGACCTCGGCTATCTCGATTGAGCGGGGAACGATCAGCCGAAGCGCGAGGGGTCGGGATTCAGGATTTGGAGGTGTGGAGGAGACGTTCCATCTCCTCCAGAGGCACGCCGCGTGTCTCGGGCATGATGCGAATCACCCAAATCAGTTGACCCACCATCATCACCGCGTAGAACGCGAAGGCATAGCCGCCCGAGACCCCAGCGATCATCGGGAAGGTCCACGAAATCAAGGCGGCCATCGACCAATGGACGAAACTTCCCCACGCTTGTCCGTAGGCGCGAACGGTGTTGGGGAAGATTTCGCCGATGAAGACCCAGATGACCGCGCCTTGGCCGAAGGCGTGGGAGGCGATGAACAGTAGCAAGCCGCCCAAAACCACTGCGCTTCCAGTTGGGGTGAACTCGCTGGCCGAGCCGAAGCTGAAAAAAGCCGCCGCCGTGATAGTCAAACTGAGAATATAGCCAATCGAACCGATCAGCATCAGCTTGCGGCGGCCAAGACGGTCGATGACGCTCATAGCCGCCAACGTGAAGACCAGGTTGAGGCCGCCGATCGCCACGGCTTGAAGAAGCGCGGCGTTGTCGCCGGCTCCGGCCATGCGGAAGATGTCGGGGGCGTAATACATCACGGCGTTGATGCCCGAGAATTGGTTGAACGCCGCGATTGCCCCGGCCAGCAGGATCGGCGCGCGGTGACGCTCGCTCCAAAAAACGGTTATCTGGTCGTCGCGGCTTGGCTGGAACGAGTCGCGGATGATCTTGAGTTTGGCGGGAGCGTCCCGGCGTGGGGTGCCCAGCGCCATGAGGACCGCGAGGGCCTGATCATCCCGCCCCCGGCCCACCAGCCAACGGGGACTTTCCGGAGTGAATCCCATCAAAAGCAGAAACGCCAGGGCGGGAACGGCCTCGACGCCGAACATCCATCGCCAGGCGATCGCCTGGTCCACGCTCAGCGCGATCACATAATTGGACAAGAATGCCAACAGGATGCCCGCGACGATCTGAAACTGGGTCACGGCCACTAGGCGTCCCCGCCAGCGGGCCGGGGCGATCTCGGCGATGTACAACGGCGCGACCACCGAGGCTCCGCCCACGCCCAGGCCGCCTAGGAATCGAAACGTCACTAACGAGATCCAATCCCACGCCGCCGCGCAGCCAATCGCCGAAACCAAATACAACGCCGCGATGCCCACCAAGGTGGGGCGGCGACCAAAACGGTCAGCGGGAACGCCCGCTGTCAGCGACCCTAAAATCGTGCCAATCAACGCGCTGGCGACGGTGAATCCCAACGTGAAGTCGCCCAAGCCATACTCGGCCCGCAACGCGGCGGTCGTTCCCGAGATCACCGCCGTGTCGAAGCCGAACAGCAGTCCCCCTAGCGCCGCGACCACCGTTCCCCGGATCAAGGTGGGGGTCAACGCCGAGACGATTGGTGTGGAAGGGCCTGGCGTCGTGTCCGATTCGGTTGTCATGGCGGTGTTGGATTTACACGGTCAGCGGTTGGGTGACGAGCGGTTGGCCGAGGACGGCCTCTTCGAGTTCGGGAACGACCTCGACGGGCTCGGCGGGCCGCGATTGACTCAGGTTGGCGAGATGATGAAGTAGATGAATGTAATGGCTCAAGACCTGTCGGCTCAAACGGCTGTGGCCAAGGCGTCCGGTGTACCAATTCATTTGGCGGAGATGGTCGATCGGCCAAGCAGGTAGAATGGTGCCGAAGGCCGCAGCGCTTTGGGCGGGTACCAAACCGTCGTTGGGTCCATCCGTCTCCATGAGGATGCGGTACCACGGTTTGAGCCAGAACAGCACGTCCTGTTCGGGCGGGTCGGCGGGGATGCTGAAGCAGGGCAGGTCGTTTGGGAGGGGGTGACAGTCGTGAAACCGGGCGGCCTGGTCGCGGGTGATGGCTTGAAAGCCGCCCGCATCCCAGCCCACGGCGGTCACCGCGCGGTGGATCACACCCAGCTTGTGTAGACCCAGATCGGCCAGGGTAGTGCCGAGGTGAGGCGTGGCGATGCAGGTCAGGCTCAAAAACCGCTTGCGCCAACGGGGTTGGATGAGCAACTCGCGGGCGTCGAGGCCCCCCATGCTGTGGCCGATGACGTGGAACGGTTGATCGTCCGGCAGCATCCGTTCTAGGTCGCGCGCGAGTTTGGCAGCGCGACGTTCAATACACCCGGTGGGGTGGACCTTGGGCAAAACGACCGTATTGCCCGCTGCGCGCATCAAGCTCGGCAGGGCGCGGAAGTAGTCGGTCAGAGCGATCGGCCCGAATCCCAGGCGGCGGAACCCGCAAAGACCGTGGGCTAGCACCAGCGGGGCGTCAAGTCGCGGAAACACGGTGGTCAACTCATGAGAAGGTGAAGCGGGGTGCCAAATTGGGTGGCCCGCCCGCGTCGCGCCGACGAATGATCGTTTCTATCATATCCCTCCGCGCCCATATCGCTCAATCACCCGCTTCTCTCGCTCGCGCGTTCCCACATCGTCGTCAAACCCCTTTGGTCAACCTTTCCCTTTCCATTTTGTTTCAATTTCCTCCACACTTACCTCCAACGCATGGCTGGAGGGTGGTTTGCCAGGCAAAGCAAGGACATTCGAATCATCCAGGAGAAAACGATGAAGATGCCGGGACGGTTGGCCCTAGTGAAACCCCTTGACGCCAAGATACCTTGGAGACTCAGCGGGGTTGAATTCTAAGGCGAAAATCGCCGAGGGATCACAACCCCCGTGATCCTCAGCCGCCAAGTCGAGGTTGCCGGTTCGCTTGGGCCGGAAATCACGTCTCGGTTTTCCTTCCGTTCCCCTCCACGGTTTCTCTTTTCTTTCCTAGTAGACGTCGCGTCCCGAATTTCCGATTCAAAGGATCCCTCCCATGTCGCGCATCGTATGTCGGTCTCTCAGACTTCTGGTCGTGGCGTTGGCTGCGGCGCTGTTCGTAGCCGCGACGGCCGTGCCTGTGTTGGCTCAACAACGCAAGGGCCAGGGCGGTGGTGGGTTTGGTCAACCTCCCGGCGGTGGCATGATGGGCATGATGGGCGGCGGGGCCGACCTCATGACCCTGGCTTCCAACGAGGTGGTCGTCAAAGAGCTTGGTCTGAAAGAGGACCAGGTTAAGGCGGTTCGGGAACTCGCCGCCGCCTATCGCCAGGCGTCGATGGCAGGGTTCGACCGCGACGCGTTGTTCAACGCCACTCCCGAGGAACGCCGCGAAATGATGGCCGCGATGCGCGAGAAGGCGGCCAAGCTGGAGGAGGAATACCGTCCCAAGCTGGAAAAGGCCGTAGGGGCCAAGGCCTTCGAACGTCTGGAACAAATCCAGATCCACATGGCGGGCGTTCAGGCGTTTTCAATGCCCCGCGTCGAAGAGGCGCTCAAGATCACCCAGGCTCAACGCGAAGAGGCCCGCGAGCTGATGCAAACCGCCATGACCGAGATGCGTGAGGAAATGCTGAGCAATCCGCCCGCCGACCGTGAAGAGATGATGGAGCGGATGCAGGCCATGCAAGCCAAGATGACGGAGAAGGTCTTGGGAATCTTGACCGACGAGCAAAAAGCCGCTTTCGACAAGCTCAAGGGCGAGCCGGTAGACGTGGCCAAGATCCGCCAGGCGATGGTTCCGAGAGGTCGTGGTCGTCAAATCGACTAAGCGGACTTACCAACCAAAACAAGACGCGGTTCGGGACCCAAAGCCAAGGTTCGCCGCGTTCTCATGAGGTAAGGTCAAGCGGCACCGCATAACTTATCTCATGGTGAGACGGCCCAATTGGTCCCAGGTTCATTGGGATCAATTGGGCCGAACGCGTTGAACCTCAAAGCATGGCGCGTTGATCGAATCATTGAATCATCGAATCATCTTTGAGGCGGGGATGGGGTGCGAGCTGGTTTTGAGCCAGTCGATGGTGAGACGCATCCGGGTCTCCTCCTCCCGCCGATCGCGCGAGTTGAAGTAATACATGACCCCACCGGTCACTCCCAACACCACCAGGAACGCGCCTCCTGTCAAAATCGTCGCGCCCAAGGCCATGCCGCCTCCACCGGCAGCGAGAGTGCCGCCGCCAATCCAGGCGAGGGCCGCGTTGGTGAACGCCGCGCCTGAAAGCGTTCCAATGGCCGCGCCGGTGCCGGCGGTCCCGAAGGCCGCGGCCGCGGCGAACGCCCCGCCCACGAACAACGCGCTGGCCGCTGCGCCCGCCGTGCCCGCGATCGCCATCCGGTTGGCTGCCTCCAAGTCGTAGAGGCCCATCAAATAGCCACCATACGCAAGAAATACTGAAGCGGCCCCGGCTCCCACCGCCGACCCCAATGTGTTGGTGACGATCGAGCTGGCACCCAGACCCAACACCTGCGAGGAATGCTCGGCGAATTGTGCCAGAACGGGATTGCGCGTCAGGAACGCTACCATGCCTTGACCAATCGCCGTGCCCGCCCCCACCGCGCTGAAGGTCACCAGCGCACTTTTGACGCGCCGGGTCCAGTCGATCTCACCTTCCTGGGAAAGGTCCGCCAGGATGCCCATCGTCAAGTCCAGTCCCGCTCCCACTAGACCCGCCTTGGCGCTGTTGACCAGGATGGTTCGGCTGAGCGAGGGACTAGCCTGATGCAAGGCCCGCAAGTCGTCGAGGTTCTTCACCAGCTCATCAGCATATTGGTTGGCCTGAGTGCGTGAGAGCCCTGGCACGTGACGATGAATTTGCTCGGCCAGTTCAGCCCGACTGATCCGCAACACCGCCGCGCCGCGTCCTTGGGAAAGAGGCACCTTGACCCGCGCTAGAGTGGGCAGTTTGGATTCGAACCGCAGTTGCTCCAACCGTGAGGCGTCCTTGATGGTGTACAGGTAACCCTGGGGTGTCAGTTCCACGCGGTAAATCCAGCGGTACAAGGGCGATTGGCCCCGCGCGGCGGTGGTTAGCTTTTGCTCGATCGCCTGGACCTGGGCGACCGCTTCGCTGATTTGGTCCGGTCGGCCGTTGAAATGCCAGGGGGCGCGGTTGTTCTCCCTCCAGAAGACCGCCGCCTTGCCGTCGCGCATGGGAACTTGCAGACGTTCGACCCGGCCGACCAGTTCGCGGGGAGGATGAGCCACCATCAAACGGTTGCTCTGGTTCAACTCCAGGATCGTGCGATACTGGGTGGCCATGCGTTCGAGACGGGGTTTGACCCATCCCTGGGACATCTGAAGGCCCGACGCGGTTTGGCCCAACCGCGCGCTGCCGAACTTGGCCTCGGCGACCATCAGTTCTGTGGGACGGCCCAGAGCGTCCAAACGCACTTTGAGCCCGTCAAACCCCTGAGGACCACCAAACCGCGCCATGAGGGGCTGCCAACCCTGGGATTGACGCAAGTGCGCGGTGAGATGCGTCTGCATCAGCCGTTCGCCCAACGCGCCCGAAAATTGAGTGGGGTTAATCGTAGCGCGAATCATCGCCAGGTCAGCGCGACTCAATGCGGCAGCCGCCAGGGTTGTGGCCGAGCCTCCCGCCAACGACAACGAAGCCTGAGCGTGGGAGCGCGGCAATTGACCTAAAATCGGCGAGTCATTCCGGCTTGGGTCCGCGTCGGCGTCCCGTTGGGGTTCTGAGAGTTGCGCGCGCGAGGAAAATGGGGTTCGTGGCAAAGGAGAGACCACCAACGCCCAAGCGGTCAAACCCAGCAGCCAAGGATTGGCCAGCTTACAAAGACGTGTGTTCATCAGAATTTCTCCAGTTTCTGCTTCATGTTCGGCTTGCTGGTGACAATGTGATATTTGACGAAGAGACCAGCGCTGAGTTTGCCCAGCACTTTGCCCGCGATGTCCTGATAGAGCCGGGCCACCGGTGGTGAGAGCAACGATTCGTCGATTTGGTGAACGTTATTGTCAACCAGCATATTCCAATACTTTTTTTTGTTGGCGTTCCAATCGTTGAAAGCTGCTGCCAAGCAGTTCACCGCCCATTGTTGATAGGCGTCGAACTGTTTTTGACGATACTCTTGGATTTGCTGGGCGACGGTCTCCTGTTCCTTCTGGGCGGCTTCCATGAGTGGACGCGAAGAGATCTGAACAAGAAGGTTATTGATTTCACGAAGGTCGGCTTGTCGTTGTTCAATGTGGTCTTGCCATTTGGGGAGGTCGTCGGGCGTGGTTCGGGCGGCTATCTCTTTAATGCGCGCGAGAATGGGTTGCGAACGGGCCGCGCTGATGGTTTCGACCTGGTCTTGGATCCGCTGAGCGTAACCAATCGCCCCGTCGGGACTGCCTAGCACGCGGGCTTGCAAATCGCGCGGCAGGTCGTGGAGCGGTTCCCCCCAAAAGCCGGTGAGGGCGTTTTCGGCAGCTTGAACCACCACGACGGCGGTTTGACTTGTTGGGTCGAGTGTTTCAAGTTTGGTCAGACACTCATCAATGAAACGGCAAGTAGAAAGCACCCGGCCATAGCGTTCCCAACGATGTTGGAGCATTCGGCATTCGTCGGCCAGGTTGTCGCGCCCGGCTTCGTCGAGGATGCGGCGGGTTTCGGTCAATTCGTCTACGACCCGGCTGACCCGTTCGCTTTCCTTGAGGTCGGTTGCGGGGGTCATCTCGATGGACATCAGATGAACTAGCAAGTCTTCGGTTTCCGATATGTCGATTTCTTCGTCCTCACGCTCGCGTTCGTTGAGCTGCGTGCGACGGGTTTCGACCTGGTTCATCCATTCCAGAAGACGCGGCAGGTCGTCGGGATCGACTTGATAGCTGGCCAGTTCCAGGGTGGAGTTGAGCCGGTCAAGATCAGTGTTGGTCGCGTCGCCGCGATTGAGGACGGCCTGAACGTAATGCCGGAGTGGTTCGAGTTCGCCGGGACTGCGGGTGATGGCGTTGAGCCAGTAGAGTTGGGCGATGGGCCAATCGCCCCGCGACGCGGCCATGTCGCCCGCCGCGAGCGCCTTGCGAACCGCTTGGACGGCGGCCGATGGGGTCCGAGCCGGGGATCCCACTGTCTCGTTGAGCCTCGTGACCTGGGTTAGCACGTCAAACGATGGCTCGGTTGGCGTGGTCGCCGTCGGCTCCGACGCTCCCTTCGTCGCCCCTCCTTTGCTCCACGCGGTGATTCCCCAAATACTAATACTTGTCAAAGCCAAGACGGCGACCAACCCCGCTAGGGCCAAACTGATCCGAAACCGTGAGCGTGTCACATGTTGCATTCGACACCTCAGCGCGGGAAGACGAGTTCCAAGGTGGGACGAGGGTGAAGGTGGCAAAAGGAAAGAAGTGTGACGCGGAATCGTGGCTCTTGGAAACGGGCTTCGGGTGGCGATGGGAAGGCCTGTCGTCGAGCGGGACCGCACGGTCTCCAATCGCTGATCTTTTGAATCAGATTGCAACGAGTTCTCGATCGTCATCATGGACCATCGACTTGTCAAGAGAGTCGAGTTGAATCAAGCGATGTTCCTATTGGACCGTTGCGTGGCGAGTTCCACGTTGGTTCTCCTGGCGATTCGTTCGACACCCCGACACCCGCCCGGCTTATTTTCGAGGTGGGGTTGGAACAATCGCTGCGGGCGGCCCTTTAAGTGGTATGGGAGACAGGTCAAGAGTCGGAAATGGTTCTTTGAAGAATGAGAGGAGTGGAAGGGCTTCGCATGAATTTTTGGAGAACCTCTGGACTTTGGCCTCGCCTTCAAAAAGATTCGCTCAGAGCGGTTTGATGATCGAGATGAGCAAGCTTTCGCAAAAGCGTTGGTCTCATCGCGTTCACTCCGTCACCAAGATAGAGGCATACGACAGCGCGAGTCACGAGATGAACGGAACCGACGCGGGCCAATCCGTGGGGTGGGTCGCGGCGACGTTTCCGACCGGACGACGAGCGGAATGGTTTCGTGTTTGGCGATGGGATCATCATGTTCAACTGTGATCCGTCATCGACGTCGGTTGATCCCGCGGGACCGTCTTAGAGAGAAACAAGATTCGAGGAGAGTTTTAATGATGGAGACTCCGTCTTCCGATGCGCGTGGGACTCGGTTCGATTCGAGGCTTGGGCCAATGTCGCCCGTCTCTTTCTCCTCATCCGATCGCAACCGACCGTCAACCTGCCTGGCGTTCACCTGCCCCATGTCGGTCTGCCTGGCGTCAATGTGTCTCCGTGAGGGCCGTTCGTGGGTCGAGGTCATTCGTGACAACCCTGACCGACTGAATTGGATTCGCTTCGCGCCAGCGATGCGACGCCTTTGTGGCAGGGAGCGTTTGGGTTGGTGAACCGTTGACCAACCAGACCAACCAGACCGTTTCCCACGCCATTCAACCCAATCCGATTCAAGCCAAACTCAAACCCCCGCGCCTTCCTGGATAGCACTCCCTTGCAATGAGCAACGGGGTGGAATCCAACCGTGAAGACGCGGGGGTTGAAGCAACGTCGGCGGAACAAGAGTTGTCAACGAACTGGACACCACAATCATACCCTAGGGCAAACTGCCGTTTTGTCAGGTTGTATGGGTCCAGACTGCCTGAACTGACGTTCCATCCTCCCTCCGAACGGCATCGAGACCGCTGGGGTTGTCATGGTCTCGGGGTCCATGACGGAGCGTGGGTCTCGGGCGGGCTAGGAAAATTCGGGGAATGAGGACGGGGTCGGAGACATGATGCGAACGAACACGCCAACTGAGCGAACCTGAGTCGAGGGGATGCCGGGTGGCGTTCCCCTAGAGCTCACGCAGCAATCCACTCACTCAATCAATTGTGTTCGGCGGAGGCGGGAACGGTGGCCAGGCGGTTGACCAGGAAGGCAGCGTCCTCGGCGCGTCGGGCGTCGGCATACTTAGCCAGGGGGGCCGAAAGCGTGCCATCCTGATAGCGTCCCAGGACCACGTGGAGACCGTTGACCTCGTCGGTCTCGGCCCGCACGAACAAACCTGACCGGATCAGCGAGGCGGCGTTACGCTGCCAGAGCTGGATATCGGCCAATTTCATTGTCATGGCGAGGCTCCTCATGGGTCGAGGATCGAGCCGGACACGAGGAACGCCAACCTGAAAGGAACCCAACCGCACTGAGTGGCGAACGATCCGATTCAGGTTCCGCGGCGATCCCGTTGGTTCGATCAAGTCACCAGAAGTGGGGAGACGTTAAAACCTCGATGACTTCGTGTCCCGACCGAGCGGGTCAAGGGGAACCGGGCGGGGGGGCATCCCAACGAACATTGGGGGGGCCGATCCTCGCGTCGTTTCGCCTCGCGGCGCTTCGATCGTGGCCAATGGCTGGGTCGGACTTGCTCGAACATCCGTCGCCACTGGTCTGCGTCCTGCGATCGAATTTCCATCGCTATTAGTTAGAGAGCGTCAACCGATCGAGGGTTCGCTCGGTGGCCAAGGCACGGTCGTCGTTCCCTGCCTTCACCCCAGACCATGATGCCCAAGCTGGACCGGTCGAACCTGCTCAACCCTGTCGCGACCGACACCCTCCATCAAATCTTCATGCACCTTC encodes:
- a CDS encoding alkaline phosphatase family protein, with translation MSGNDEQSGTHRRVVILGLDGATWTVLEPWIERGAMPNLAGWLRTAARGVLRSVEPPVTSAAWTSMSTGARPGRHGVFDHRWYDPAGGRMRVNHSRRVRVETLWETIHRHGGISISLNLPGTYPAPAVRGLIVSGMDAPHLEGALSGCPPEFAQALKTECPDYSLKVIWKRPPQSLDELRARAEETRKLFRARAEGGLLADRFRPDWSALMVQFQNLDPFQHRVWRHLNVDETGLDDPALNQAAGSVLTALDEAVGLLLELAERRGAAVAMVSDHGFGPCLGRIAVNAILRDAGIIRFPGAGRRAVQRLARPVDLARLWLAKRRDPQARAASFDTSIPAQYPFDWNRTLGFAPHQDTAAMIYLNTSARKVAGVTQSPLNTPRQIDQALADITGALSAARHPETGASLFPVIRSIAEVYNLDPSAEGFPDLVALPDPNYWVRSKLGGDDLAWVRPDPNLPGTHRMEGIVALGGFGLDPSERLEANLIDVAPTLLTYLNLPLPSTIEGRSLVKPPAATSRTVVRTDPPREGMIPPPHRVEPTSPSFDHSDDDQALIEQRLRDLGYLD
- a CDS encoding Spy/CpxP family protein refolding chaperone; protein product: MSRIVCRSLRLLVVALAAALFVAATAVPVLAQQRKGQGGGGFGQPPGGGMMGMMGGGADLMTLASNEVVVKELGLKEDQVKAVRELAAAYRQASMAGFDRDALFNATPEERREMMAAMREKAAKLEEEYRPKLEKAVGAKAFERLEQIQIHMAGVQAFSMPRVEEALKITQAQREEARELMQTAMTEMREEMLSNPPADREEMMERMQAMQAKMTEKVLGILTDEQKAAFDKLKGEPVDVAKIRQAMVPRGRGRQID
- a CDS encoding esterase/lipase family protein, which translates into the protein MFPRLDAPLVLAHGLCGFRRLGFGPIALTDYFRALPSLMRAAGNTVVLPKVHPTGCIERRAAKLARDLERMLPDDQPFHVIGHSMGGLDARELLIQPRWRKRFLSLTCIATPHLGTTLADLGLHKLGVIHRAVTAVGWDAGGFQAITRDQAARFHDCHPLPNDLPCFSIPADPPEQDVLFWLKPWYRILMETDGPNDGLVPAQSAAAFGTILPAWPIDHLRQMNWYTGRLGHSRLSRQVLSHYIHLLHHLANLSQSRPAEPVEVVPELEEAVLGQPLVTQPLTV
- a CDS encoding sugar porter family MFS transporter; translation: MTTESDTTPGPSTPIVSALTPTLIRGTVVAALGGLLFGFDTAVISGTTAALRAEYGLGDFTLGFTVASALIGTILGSLTAGVPADRFGRRPTLVGIAALYLVSAIGCAAAWDWISLVTFRFLGGLGVGGASVVAPLYIAEIAPARWRGRLVAVTQFQIVAGILLAFLSNYVIALSVDQAIAWRWMFGVEAVPALAFLLLMGFTPESPRWLVGRGRDDQALAVLMALGTPRRDAPAKLKIIRDSFQPSRDDQITVFWSERHRAPILLAGAIAAFNQFSGINAVMYYAPDIFRMAGAGDNAALLQAVAIGGLNLVFTLAAMSVIDRLGRRKLMLIGSIGYILSLTITAAAFFSFGSASEFTPTGSAVVLGGLLLFIASHAFGQGAVIWVFIGEIFPNTVRAYGQAWGSFVHWSMAALISWTFPMIAGVSGGYAFAFYAVMMVGQLIWVIRIMPETRGVPLEEMERLLHTSKS